The Candidatus Zixiibacteriota bacterium genome includes the window AGGAGATTGGACGTTCCGGTTGTGAAATCATCATAAACATAAACGTCCACGTCGGTGCAGGCGTCATTGGTCCAGAATTCGACGCGGGTCAAATATCCGTCGGATGAAGGTGTATATCCCGCCAGACCGTATCCGGTGACGTTGGAATAGCCCCAGTACTGGGTCGCGCCGGCTTCATCGTAATAGAGAAGGGTTTCGGTAGCTTCGTAATTCTGCCACTCATGAACATAAGAAGACCATTGCCCGAAATTGGCTGAGCCGTAGGCGATCGTAAAATATCCCGATTCACCGCCAAAACCGCAGGTACCGCCCCACGACGTACCCCAGCTGTTTTTGACGATCCAGCCGCCGGTGCCTCCCGCGTGTGAAAGACTATCGTCCCAGCCCACGAGCAATACGGCATGATTGGGAGAATAGGACAAATTGTTATAATACAAAGTATAAGAGCCGTCATAAATGTTAAACTCGCTTTGCCAGGCGATGTCATCGGTGTCGCCGGTATAAAGCGCCGTGTAAACCGGGCCATAATTATAGATGTAACTTTTCAAAGCCGACGGCGTTGGGATGTTGGTAGTTGAGATGATCCGCCAATCCAGAAGAACTTTCTGGATATCACAGGTGCTGTTGCAGGCGACATCGGACGCTACATAAGGATCGCACGATTCCAATACGGTGCCTTCGATGGAATAGAGACTGGCCAGGTAATCGAAATTACCTCCACCGCAACTGGTACCAAAATAGTTGCACTCCTTAGAATGATTCTCCGAAAAATCATAGACAACATTGGAATCGATCAGAACTTTGGATTCAAAACAGCCCAGGGAAGCGAATGAATAACAGGCTCCGCAGAAGCTCTGATTTTTAACCGGCGTGACTTTACCGGTTGTGCGCCAATCGAACTGATCAATCGTATCAACATCAACGGTGGCGAATTTCAGCGTCGGTTTCTCGCTGACGATATGAGACATATTCAGCCTCGGCGCAATAAAACCGCGCCCCTCGGGCATCTGACCCGAATACTGTTCCGGCAACGGAGCGCTTATCGGCTTATCGGCGGCCATAGCCGGGATTGTCAGGATACAAATAAAGGCCGTCAAAATTAGAACGGATAAAAATCGTGAACGGTCGGACATGACTGTACCTCAAGCATAAAAGGTTATTTTCCCATTATTAGAAAATTTCGACTAACCTCAGCACAACTTTAGGAGAGACCGATATTGAGAGTAATTTCGAGACTCAAATGTATATTGTTTAATCAGAGAAAGGGTGAGAATCCTGAAAGTGTTTCATAACCGCAAAAGAATAAACAATTTAACTCGCTTTGGGTAATCCGTTGCCGGACTTATATCCAAGTGAGCAAAACACACAATATCTATCGAAAATTAAAAATAAGGCCAATTGTAAATAGAGATAATCCGTACAATGAATAAAGGCGGGCCAACAACATGGATTATAATTATCCATATTGAAGGCTCGCCGAAAATTAATCAAATTGTCGCCAGGAGGACTTAATGAAGACTTTTTCTAAAATATTTTTAAGCATGGCCGTGATCTTCGGTCTCTCTTTTTCGGTAGTAATTGCCGGTGAAAAGCCATGGTTTGACATGGACAATTGCGATATGTGTAAATCGATCAACAAGTATGACGGTCTCAAGGAAAATATGACCTGGGAGCAACATTCGATCAATAACGGCATTATGACCGTCAGTACGGTTAAGCCTTCTCATTTGAAAGCGTATCGCAAGGCTCAGATGGATATGGACATGGTCGCCAAAAAGCTCGAAAGCGGTCAAAAGGTTAACTCTTGCAGAATGTGTTCCGATCTCGGCTCCATCTTCGAGAAGGGAGTCAACTCTGAAAAAGTCAATACTCGGCACGGCAGTATCTGGTTGTTGACTTCCGACAATTCCGAATCGATTTCGCGTCTTCAGTCCTGGAGCGAGAAGACCCGACATGAAATGGAAAAAATGATGGCTCATAATATGCAGGAAAAACATTAGCACGCTGTTGGGAAAATAACCCTATCACCTGCACTTCTATGTGATGAACCCCGCAAACGAACTTTGCGGGGTTTTTATTTATTGGAAAAATCAGAGATCGAATTTTGGTTGGCTTTCCTCGATAATTTCGAAATATTCCTGACGTCTTTCTTTGGGAACCGATTTCCCTTCGGGAACTTTTAGAATATTCATTTTTAGATTTCTCTTTCCGGTTATTTCAATAATATCACCCGGTTTTACTTTATGCCCCGGTTTGGCTCTTCGGCCGTTTAATTTGATATGACCGGCGTCAGCCATTTCTTTGGCGATTGTCCGCCGCTTGATGATTCCGAGATCCGATATGTAATTGTCAATTCTCATTATTTCAGAGTAAATTCCCGAATATCGAAATATATTGATTTTTTCAAATCATTGACCCATTCTTCGACCAAAGTCGCCGTTTTTTGCTGTTGAGCGAAATTGCGGACGATGTCATAATCTTCATCAATATCCAGCGGTCGGCCGGGCGTTCTTTCCAGAAGTTTGAGAATGTGAAAGCCCAGCTGAGAAATTACCGGCGGCGTGACACCTTCCACATCAACCGCTTCCAAAGGCGCAACAAACTCCGGACGCAGTTGATCAACTGTCATCTCCTCAAGTTCTCCTCCGGTTGCCCGGGACTCATCATCATCGGAGTGGAGTTTGGCCAACTCTTTGAAATTACCTCCGTTACGCAGTTCATTTAGGAGCGAATCGACGACAAGTCTTGTCCAGAGAGAATCGGCGGCCGATGGTATAGTCGGGAAAAGAATATGACTGACGTCAACGCTGTCGGCTCTTCGAGCATGATTTTTAATAACATGCCAGCCGTATTCGGTTCGCACCGGTCCGGAGATACTTCCCGGTTGCAGGGCAAAAGCGGCCCGGCCGAATTCCTCGACAACTTCCGTTCTTCTAACGAACCCTATCCGCCCCCCGACAGCTCCCGGCGAGATGATTGCGAAACTATCGGCAACTTCGGCAAATTCGAGTCCTTTCAGGGCAATTTCACGGGCGGCTTCGGCGGCGGCTTTCAATGAGTCATCAGTTTTGGGAGAGACTTTGAATTTGATGAGGATGTGGGCTAGTCGGATTTTAGCGGGAATTTCGGGTAATGAATCGATGTTTTCATTATAAAAATTTTCAACTTCATTACGAGCCATGGATACGTTGGCCAGTTTATTGGCGATGATTTTCTGTTTGAGAATCTGATCTCGGATTTCAGGCCGCAGCTGTTTTTCGAGAGCTCTTTTGGTCAGGCCTTCCTGGGATAATTGCTGCAAAAACGCTCCCTCGGAAGGAAATCGGGCAACGATCGAGGCAATATGCTCGTCCAGTTCATATTTTATTTCATCGGGAGTCGCGGTAACACTAGTATCTTCTCGCGCCGCGGAGAGAATCAATTCGTCGTTTATGATTTGATTCAAAACGTCCGTGGCTAACTCATCAATATCCACATCAACTCCGGGCTCCATTTGCATCATGATCATTTGGACCTGGTTGGCGACTTCAGATAATAAGATGGCTCGATCTCCAACTACCGCAACGATGCCCTCAATAGTTTCTCCCCTAATTGGGCTGCATAAAAGGACGGCTCCGAATAAAATCAGAGCCGTTTTTGATAGAATTTTCTTCTTCATAAGCGGCTATCCTGCCTGGGAGGTATCGGCAACGTTTTCGTAAATACTTTCATCGATTGTGCCGGTTAATACGTCATCATAAATTATCACTTCGACCCGCTTTTTCATTTCCTCGACCCATTCCCTGTAAATGGCGTCGCCTTTTTCCTTGGTAAGTTTATCGATAATTACCAGACGCACTGATTCGAAATCTATCAATTCCGGTTCGAATTTTTGTTTGACCAGGGCGATTGACCATTTTGATCCCATTTTTACCGGATCGGTGATTCGACCGACCGATACCTTTTCGGCGGCATCGAATAATTCCGGGTATTGATCGCGAACGATAATTCCCAGATCCCCCCCGATACTTTTTTTACCGGGGCGTAATGTTTTTCGACCGGCTCGTCTTTTAAATTCTTCCTCTGAAGAAATAGTGGATTTGTCTTTAAACGCTTCTTCTTGTGAGGCAACCTGGAGTTCCAGAAGATGGTATCTACACAGGGAAGTGAAATCTTCCGGATGCGTGTTATAATATTCAACGAGGTCCTCTTCGGTCAGCTCAACTTTGCTGGGAATTGAATCGTTGAGCATCAAATCCGCCATAGCAAATTCTCGCAGGCGAGTAACCTTGCGAATATAATCCTCATCTTCTTCAAGTCCCATTTTACGAGCCTCAACCCCAAGTATATCCCAGAGGGCCATCTGGAAGATAACGGTTGCCAGTGAATCGTAGTCATCAAAATCGGGTCGATTCTTTTCGGGCATCTTCTCGGCCCGCTTAATATATTCACCCAAGGTTAACTGGCCGCCTTCATAATTTCCGATAACCAGAGCCTGTTCATCCCGATCAAGTTGCTTGGGATCGATAATGTCTCTCCAGCGAGGGCGGGTTCCGATTGTATCGGGATACAAATAGGCCAGTTTATTTAAAACAAACTGGCAGGTCGGTTTCTCAACCGTAACCGGGTATTTCTTTTGCATTTCGGCCACATAATCCCGCATCAGTACTCGTCGTCGGCGCTCTATAATCATGTTACGAATTTGATTCTTCTGTTCCTCATATGAAGGTCTGCGCTCGATAGGTTTGCGATCGATTAACTTAATAATATGGAACCCAAAATCAGATTTGACGGGAGCGGATATTTCTCCCGGCTGCAGAGCAAAAGCCGTTTCCTGGAAATCATCAATCATCATACCCCAACTGATCCACCCCAAATCACCCTGGTTTCGCTTGGCGGTCGGGTCAATGGAAAATTTGACGGCGAGATCTTCGAAAACCTCGCCCTGCTTCAACATTTCCAGAATATCATTGGCTTCAGACAATGAATCGACGACAATATGTGATGTTTTTATTTCTTCGCTAAGACGGTTATAGTAATCCTTAATTTCCGCCTCCGACGGCCTGGCTTTGGAAATTATCTCTTTTTCGAATAAGGCATCCAGCAGGAATTTGATTGATTCGCCTTCGAGAACCCGGACAACTTCATTTTCGTTTTCCATATTGTTTTCATAGGCGGCTATAATCAAAAGCTCCCGACTGATAAGTGAATCGAGCATCATTCTTTTGGTTTCGAGTTCCGCCTCGGCAGAAATATACTTGACATCGTATCTTTCGATAGGTCCCAATATCTGGCTTATTTTTATAACTCGGTCGCCAACTTGGGCGACTATTTCACTTTCATTTTTTCCGCATCCAGAGAGAGATATTGTCAAGGCCAGGATAAGTATGAAAATCAGTTCATTAGCGATTTTGCGCTTCATTCATTACTCCTAATGATTATTTGCTTCCGTCGATATTTTACTAACAGGGCAACTGGTGGTTCCCCGTAAGTTTAAATACAATTTGAAAATATAGAAGATACGGCAGGCGCGGGCAAGCCCTTTTTGGACAAGCAAATTCTTCGATCCGCAATATATGTGCTTGAGTCCATCCTTGTGGGGGCAATCCGACAACTTCAGCACGCCTGCCAGATTTAAAATACCGTAGGAATCAAGCTAACCTGTTAACGGTTATACAATTAGCCATTATACCATAAAAAGGCATGACAGTTGCAATCAATAGTTATCATGACGGTAGCATTTGATCTATCAAAATTTGAGATTTTTAGGAACGGTGATTTGTTTTACCCCGGAGTCGCCTCCCTGCTGGCGATAGTTCATTGCGGCGGGCGAGCAATTCTTTACAACTCCCAGGGTACTACTACCCGGCAGGAAAAGAAGCTTATTGATAAGCTAACAACTTCTTTTGGGGGGAAAATAGTTTATGCTCGTGACGCCGGCAACGCCGACATGAGCATCAACTGAGTCATATCATGGGTAATGTAAAGCGACTCTGCGATCACTGCGGAAATCCATTGGAGGTTATTGGTGGTTTACCGATTTGCCCCCAATGTAATGATAACCGCGGTGAATATTATAATTCGCTGACTTCGGCTATCAACGATTTTGCCCAAAATTCGGATATGGTACTAATTGAATGTCCGGGAGCGACACTGTACCACAAGGACTCCAATGAGGTTGAGGTCGGCGCCAAATATATTGATAATAATGATCCGACTCAGGGTTATGAAATTATCAAGCGGCCGGTACATGGCCCTCGTCACGTTAAGAAAAGATGGGTCAAGAAAAATGACGCTCATTTAATCCGCAGATGTCAATCGTGTCAGGATTACACCGTTCGAATGCGCCGCAAAGAAGGCCCTGATTTATATATACCCAGCCGCAACAGCTACAATCACAGACAATTCAATCATCCGAAGCGCTGAAGCCGACATTTGTGACTAAAACATATCTATATCGAAACCCGGCAACCCACCGCCACAAGTTGCAGTGGGCTAACAGTGGATGTTAAGAGAAAAATGTAGGAATTTTAAATAAACCAAAAGAAAACTTAGTCATTTACGACCGAACTATATGCTATTTGATCACATTTTGTTGTGAGCCTTACGTCTCACAATACCGAAAGCCGGAAATATGGGATTTAATTAATTTCTACTCACACAATTGGCATGGCGCCGGACCGCCCTTAAAAACATGATTAATCAAGTACACAGCATCACCAACATTACATTGTCCATCACAATTGGCATCTCCCGCGTCTAATGGATCCGGAGCAGGGCCGCCCTTGAAAACATGATTGATAATAAATACCGCATCGCCAACATTTGCTTCCTCGTCGCTATTGGCGTCGCCGCATTTATAAGCAGGTATTAAAATAAATGAAGCCAATTCGCTCCATACCCCGGTTTCATAAATATCTCGACATCTAACTCGCCAATAATAATCTTCATATTCGATCAAGACTGGTCCGGCTGACCAGGTTGTATTATCGCCCGGTCCACCATCTAAGCCGGAGGCTTCGTCTACTAGCTCCGTCATTGCGATGTCGTCATATAATTGATAATCATAGAACAAAGCATCACCCTCAATATCTGTCATAGTCGCATGTGATAATATGGGAGGATTAACGTCAAATTCTTCTGAGTTATTCGGGGTGAGATTAATCGGGATTGGCACCGAGTTCATGTGAAAGGTTCCATAGATCCAATCGGACCATAATGTGCCATCAGACAATCGAACACGTATATAATAATCTTCCCCATCGATTAACTCTATGCCCGAATATGAGACACTAATTTCTGAGCCGGATACGGGACCGCTATCCCACATCTCACACACCAGCCAATCGTCGTCATCTCCTGTTTGTACTTGATAATATGCCTGAGGGGACATTTCATCATCCACGTACATCCATGATATTTCTGGCGCATGGTCTATCATATGAGTTGGATCGCCCGGCTCAATAATCAAATTAGACGCGGTGGGAGTGCTATTGGGATATTCAAATTCAAAAAAACTCAAGATATTCATTAGAGTATTTTTGCGCGTTAAATACCTGCTATCACTGCTGCTGATAGCCTCAAATCCAAAACCGAACAACACCAGTTTATAAACCCCGTTAAATGAAATTGCCGCGCAATTCGAAGTGGTTATATAGTTGAATTCTTCTACTCCCCCGTTTAATGCGGAAATATGATCCGTATTTGTTTGACCTGGCGCTCCATCTCCCATGGAAATTATAAGAGTATCACCCTCGGTAAAAACTTGAGACGTCGGTGCGTTATTTAGCATGGCAATATACAAGGGCGATATATGCTCACATTTTAGGTAATCATTTAAGAAACCGACATCCAATAAATTAATATTGGCCGTGATGCCCTGTCCTGTCAAAAACAGATTACCTCCTCCATCCATATATCCTCGCAGACTCGAAATTTTCTCACTATTAAAAGAATCCGCGCCATCGTTTCCGGTAAACCATACAACAACTTCATATTCATTTAATATACTCAATTGAGGTATTCCTTCTGACTGAACATCCCTCAAAATGTATGGGATTAATAAATTATCCAATTCTCTTTTATAATATTCGGATATCTCCCCACCTGCAAAATCATCTACCAATAAAATATCAGGGAAGCCCATACCCTGTAAAATTACAAAAGTATCGGTTCTTTCGCTTTCAATAAAAGAATAGGATATCTCGATATAAAAACTATCGATGCGGGGTTTATAATCAGCTGGAATGGTAAATCTCAATGGTGAAGAAGCATTGTCAGCAACCTCTTCGGGAGCTAACTCGCCAAAATCAACACTGCCATTATTAACAATAAGTGATATATCTTCACAATAAAGATTGGCGAAGGTATTTACCACAGACACCGGTTTAGTATTCTCGAAAGTAAAAGTAAGTTCAATTTCTTCTTCCCCCTCCAAAATGCCGTCTCCATCCCCATAAGTATCATCTGAAAAATTATATTCTATTAAACTGAAAGAGTTTGGCATATCAATAAAATCCACGGTACTGTTACTAATATTTGGTACGACAAGCACCTCCAGCCATTTATTATAGTAGATATCTGCGGGACCACTATGTCCTGACGATACTAATTCACGATATGAGGTGAAATCATTATTGTAACGATATACAGCCTCAGGTCCTTGCGAAGAGACATAAATGTTACCGGTATTATCTTCAGCCAGGCCGTCGAGATGTCCCCCTCCCACATTCACTAGTTCTGTAAGCGATCCATCACTCATATTAACTGAGTATATTCGGTATGTAGTCGATTTGCATGCCAAAAGACGGTTATTTATTTTATCAAACAATAGACCATTTGGCCAATAAATATAATCTACTAATACGGAGTATGATCTATCATCCATTTGGATCCGGTAAATCTTATTTCCATAGGGATCAGACACATATAAATTTCCAGAAGTGTCAGATGTAACATCATTAAGTAAAATGCTTCCCGGAATCAGAAGATCCATTACTTCTTCCCCCGTTACCAAGTTATAAGCCAATACCCCCTGACCTCCACATCCAACGTAAACGGTATCGTCAATAATATGCAATCCGGCGGATGAATTCTTACCCTGGGCGAATACACTTCGCTGTCCATTCAAATCCATGGCAATTATTTGTCCGTTGGAATAATTTGATATAAGGTATCGCTCTCTGGGCATATCATAGACAGCGCTTTCTGGTCCGTAGAACTGCTGGGAATGAGATAGTAGCGGCAGAGCTAAAACCACTAAACCTGCCATGTACATTATATTTTTGATCATTGATTTCTCCTGCCTTAATAGTCTCCTGCACCAATTAAGACGTTCATTGAGTGGAAATAGTGCAATTAAATTAAAGAATTTTTAGTTGATCAAAACGCGGGAACCACCGCAACTAG containing:
- a CDS encoding peptidylprolyl isomerase, with protein sequence MKRKIANELIFILILALTISLSGCGKNESEIVAQVGDRVIKISQILGPIERYDVKYISAEAELETKRMMLDSLISRELLIIAAYENNMENENEVVRVLEGESIKFLLDALFEKEIISKARPSEAEIKDYYNRLSEEIKTSHIVVDSLSEANDILEMLKQGEVFEDLAVKFSIDPTAKRNQGDLGWISWGMMIDDFQETAFALQPGEISAPVKSDFGFHIIKLIDRKPIERRPSYEEQKNQIRNMIIERRRRVLMRDYVAEMQKKYPVTVEKPTCQFVLNKLAYLYPDTIGTRPRWRDIIDPKQLDRDEQALVIGNYEGGQLTLGEYIKRAEKMPEKNRPDFDDYDSLATVIFQMALWDILGVEARKMGLEEDEDYIRKVTRLREFAMADLMLNDSIPSKVELTEEDLVEYYNTHPEDFTSLCRYHLLELQVASQEEAFKDKSTISSEEEFKRRAGRKTLRPGKKSIGGDLGIIVRDQYPELFDAAEKVSVGRITDPVKMGSKWSIALVKQKFEPELIDFESVRLVIIDKLTKEKGDAIYREWVEEMKKRVEVIIYDDVLTGTIDESIYENVADTSQAG
- a CDS encoding SMP-30/gluconolactonase/LRE family protein encodes the protein MIKNIMYMAGLVVLALPLLSHSQQFYGPESAVYDMPRERYLISNYSNGQIIAMDLNGQRSVFAQGKNSSAGLHIIDDTVYVGCGGQGVLAYNLVTGEEVMDLLIPGSILLNDVTSDTSGNLYVSDPYGNKIYRIQMDDRSYSVLVDYIYWPNGLLFDKINNRLLACKSTTYRIYSVNMSDGSLTELVNVGGGHLDGLAEDNTGNIYVSSQGPEAVYRYNNDFTSYRELVSSGHSGPADIYYNKWLEVLVVPNISNSTVDFIDMPNSFSLIEYNFSDDTYGDGDGILEGEEEIELTFTFENTKPVSVVNTFANLYCEDISLIVNNGSVDFGELAPEEVADNASSPLRFTIPADYKPRIDSFYIEISYSFIESERTDTFVILQGMGFPDILLVDDFAGGEISEYYKRELDNLLIPYILRDVQSEGIPQLSILNEYEVVVWFTGNDGADSFNSEKISSLRGYMDGGGNLFLTGQGITANINLLDVGFLNDYLKCEHISPLYIAMLNNAPTSQVFTEGDTLIISMGDGAPGQTNTDHISALNGGVEEFNYITTSNCAAISFNGVYKLVLFGFGFEAISSSDSRYLTRKNTLMNILSFFEFEYPNSTPTASNLIIEPGDPTHMIDHAPEISWMYVDDEMSPQAYYQVQTGDDDDWLVCEMWDSGPVSGSEISVSYSGIELIDGEDYYIRVRLSDGTLWSDWIYGTFHMNSVPIPINLTPNNSEEFDVNPPILSHATMTDIEGDALFYDYQLYDDIAMTELVDEASGLDGGPGDNTTWSAGPVLIEYEDYYWRVRCRDIYETGVWSELASFILIPAYKCGDANSDEEANVGDAVFIINHVFKGGPAPDPLDAGDANCDGQCNVGDAVYLINHVFKGGPAPCQLCE
- a CDS encoding S4 domain-containing protein; the protein is MRIDNYISDLGIIKRRTIAKEMADAGHIKLNGRRAKPGHKVKPGDIIEITGKRNLKMNILKVPEGKSVPKERRQEYFEIIEESQPKFDL
- a CDS encoding peptidylprolyl isomerase, with product MKKKILSKTALILFGAVLLCSPIRGETIEGIVAVVGDRAILLSEVANQVQMIMMQMEPGVDVDIDELATDVLNQIINDELILSAAREDTSVTATPDEIKYELDEHIASIVARFPSEGAFLQQLSQEGLTKRALEKQLRPEIRDQILKQKIIANKLANVSMARNEVENFYNENIDSLPEIPAKIRLAHILIKFKVSPKTDDSLKAAAEAAREIALKGLEFAEVADSFAIISPGAVGGRIGFVRRTEVVEEFGRAAFALQPGSISGPVRTEYGWHVIKNHARRADSVDVSHILFPTIPSAADSLWTRLVVDSLLNELRNGGNFKELAKLHSDDDESRATGGELEEMTVDQLRPEFVAPLEAVDVEGVTPPVISQLGFHILKLLERTPGRPLDIDEDYDIVRNFAQQQKTATLVEEWVNDLKKSIYFDIREFTLK
- a CDS encoding C1 family peptidase, yielding MSDRSRFLSVLILTAFICILTIPAMAADKPISAPLPEQYSGQMPEGRGFIAPRLNMSHIVSEKPTLKFATVDVDTIDQFDWRTTGKVTPVKNQSFCGACYSFASLGCFESKVLIDSNVVYDFSENHSKECNYFGTSCGGGNFDYLASLYSIEGTVLESCDPYVASDVACNSTCDIQKVLLDWRIISTTNIPTPSALKSYIYNYGPVYTALYTGDTDDIAWQSEFNIYDGSYTLYYNNLSYSPNHAVLLVGWDDSLSHAGGTGGWIVKNSWGTSWGGTCGFGGESGYFTIAYGSANFGQWSSYVHEWQNYEATETLLYYDEAGATQYWGYSNVTGYGLAGYTPSSDGYLTRVEFWTNDACTDVDVYVYDDFTTGTSNLLASQLDNSYNEPGYHSVLLDSPPALTSGDDIYIVVKLTNVSYGFPIVGDHMSPNESSKTYISSSGLAGSWYEMGINEGCDIAIRGRTSPNLSVDVNDDISPGPVMYSLKQNYPNPFNPSTVFDYTVETRSHVTISIFNILGQPVKTLVDEVKSAGTHSISWDGTNEDGKPMSTGIYFYRITSGDYTETRKMILLK